From Acidobacteriota bacterium, a single genomic window includes:
- a CDS encoding VWA domain-containing protein: protein MIGWIFLLSLTLPVEALVPARTQDQVHRKAVVVTHDARLYESPSGDKGKKSNFMQIYFLLEGEQNNRLPVTLEPNAEQPDGWVAKTDVVEWNTLQMINFEPQSGRELVRIYDSAACAQELALTGEPGACKELGSEPQRVGKARSDYALLIPVFQSQDEIYQGGFVRVTAEGPVVRPQTDGELSGQSQQGPVNLGYDLVLVVDATASMQKWFRPTTEALDSFVRSVSDQIGSGEMRRPFRVGLLFYRDRKILQDCDIGFLTKWQAELTNDIQEVTQALAQAQEATCGSDEAAEAVLDGVSRAVQDPKWNDGHFKVVLLIGDSPPHSPAARDKNPLGLSVDHIVNLSSERNIRFLTLKIGIADTAEFEQLAFRGPDAVQGRFRAIEPDPSAFQQQLLAALKDEWALLTKAEKLVDAGITPQALRADPSLAEPFDVDQYDLPIIIANLPPSSSGEAPPEFVEGWVPKRIKKQLAMGEYVFMSKNQTLRLANVIQNIALAAESGLTEGPDAFIQNLRSSLAAMLNVPPEDLFRAGESLDGMMRKAQVLPFKTTVLRFSAEEINTWKPADFERLNTILTEKTELLREFAQRPSNFRLFGRTPYLYIPRDIFP from the coding sequence GTGATCGGTTGGATCTTCCTGCTCAGCCTCACCCTGCCAGTCGAGGCTCTCGTCCCAGCCCGCACCCAAGATCAGGTCCACCGCAAGGCCGTGGTCGTCACCCACGATGCGCGGCTCTATGAATCCCCCTCAGGGGACAAGGGCAAGAAGTCCAACTTCATGCAGATCTACTTCCTGCTCGAAGGCGAGCAGAACAACCGCCTCCCCGTGACCCTCGAGCCCAACGCGGAGCAGCCCGACGGCTGGGTTGCGAAGACCGACGTGGTCGAGTGGAACACCCTACAGATGATCAACTTCGAACCGCAGTCCGGCCGCGAGCTGGTACGCATCTACGATAGCGCGGCATGCGCTCAGGAACTCGCCCTCACCGGAGAACCAGGAGCCTGCAAGGAGCTTGGCAGCGAACCCCAACGGGTGGGCAAAGCGCGCAGTGACTATGCCCTGCTGATTCCGGTTTTCCAGAGCCAGGACGAGATCTATCAAGGCGGCTTCGTCCGCGTTACCGCCGAGGGTCCGGTGGTCCGTCCGCAAACCGATGGTGAGCTCAGCGGCCAGTCCCAACAGGGCCCCGTCAATCTGGGCTACGACCTGGTGCTGGTGGTCGACGCCACCGCCAGCATGCAAAAGTGGTTTCGCCCTACGACGGAAGCCCTAGACTCCTTCGTCCGCTCCGTCAGCGATCAAATTGGCAGTGGAGAGATGCGCCGCCCTTTTCGCGTCGGCCTTCTCTTCTACCGGGACCGCAAGATCCTGCAGGATTGCGACATCGGATTTCTGACCAAGTGGCAAGCAGAGCTGACCAACGACATCCAGGAAGTGACCCAGGCCCTAGCTCAGGCACAGGAAGCGACCTGTGGCAGCGACGAAGCGGCGGAGGCCGTGCTCGATGGCGTCTCGCGAGCGGTTCAGGACCCCAAATGGAACGATGGACACTTCAAGGTCGTGCTACTCATCGGTGACTCCCCCCCTCATAGCCCCGCGGCCCGAGACAAGAACCCCTTGGGTCTGAGCGTGGACCACATCGTCAATCTTTCCAGCGAACGGAACATCCGATTCCTCACCCTCAAGATTGGCATCGCCGACACAGCAGAGTTCGAGCAGCTGGCCTTCCGAGGCCCGGACGCGGTTCAAGGGCGTTTTCGCGCTATCGAACCCGACCCCAGCGCGTTCCAGCAACAGTTGCTCGCAGCCCTCAAGGACGAATGGGCGCTATTGACCAAAGCCGAAAAACTGGTGGATGCCGGCATTACGCCCCAAGCCCTTCGTGCCGACCCCAGCCTCGCCGAGCCCTTTGATGTCGACCAATACGATCTCCCCATCATTATCGCCAACCTTCCTCCGAGCTCCTCCGGGGAGGCGCCGCCGGAGTTTGTAGAGGGTTGGGTCCCCAAGCGAATCAAGAAGCAGCTCGCCATGGGCGAGTATGTCTTCATGAGCAAGAACCAGACCCTCAGGCTTGCCAACGTGATCCAAAATATCGCCCTCGCTGCCGAATCGGGCCTTACCGAAGGCCCCGATGCCTTCATCCAGAACCTGAGGTCCTCCCTGGCAGCCATGCTCAATGTCCCACCGGAGGATCTATTCCGCGCAGGAGAATCTCTCGACGGCATGATGAGAAAGGCCCAGGTGCTTCCATTCAAGACAACGGTCTTACGATTCTCCGCCGAAGAAATCAATACCTGGAAACCCGCCGACTTCGAACGCCTCAACACGATCCTCACGGAGAAGACCGAGCTCCTCAGAGAGTTCGCTCAACGACCGAGTAATTTCCGCCTCTTTGGCCGTACCCCTTACCTCTACATCCCCAGAGACATCTTCCCGTAA